The following nucleotide sequence is from Bacteroidota bacterium.
CATCCGAAAAACATGATGGCAATGAAAGTACTCTCCATGAAAAAGGCCATTATGCCTTCAATGGCCAGTGGTGCACCGAAAATGTCACCTACAAACCAGGAGTAATTGGACCAGTTGGTCCCGAATTCAAATTCCAGGATGATACCGGTCGCAACTCCGATGGCGAAGTTGATACCGAAAAGCTTCATCCAAAACTTGGTGATTTTTTTCCATTCAGGATTGCCGGTTCTGACGTAGATCGTCTCCATAATGGCGATGATAAAGGTCAGTCCGAGAGTCAGCGGCACAAAAAGCCAGTGATACATAGATGTAAGGGCAAATTGCAACCGCGACCAGTTTACTACTAAGAGGTCAATGTTCTCCATTATGATCTTATTTGGTATTGGTTAATTGTTCGATCACATGATCGCTGCGTTCTTTATCAGTGTCGAAATTGGATTTCAGGAAATTTGGGAAAAAGAAGATTCTCAGAACGGCAAACATGATGAAAAGCTTGATCAGGATGATCAGCCAGAGGCTTTTGCCAACGGTCATGTTCCTGAAGCCGTCGTAATAGAAGTAAAATACCCGCTTGAAGATGTTCCGCTTCATAGCCATATTTTTTCTGTTAGCGGTATCGAAGTTAAATAATTTGAGTAATCAAATACCTAAATATAAAAATTTAGAATCAGTTTAAATTATTGAAATCTGTGCTAATCGGTGTGATCTTTGGTGTAAATCCTAGTAGTCTAAAGTAAGAATCCTTCCCTTTGTGAAGTTAAAGAAATTTTCCTTATCAGCTACGGTCACCCCATCCATAATATCTTCAGGTGTTTTACCTGCGGCTTTCAGGCATCCGGGGCAGGCCATTACGATAATACCTTTTTCTGAAAGCTGTTTTAACTGTTCAAAGCTGGAAGGAAAATGGGCATAAGTGATATCGGGAGCATCTTTGAGAACAACTTCTATCCCTTTGATATCGAAGTAAACGATGACATCCTGTGATTCAGACATTTTATTGGCCATCATCAGCCCCATGAGTACGCGGTGAGGATCATCGGGGCCGCTGGTGATATGGACGAAAACACCGTCTTTAACCGGAGCAGTGGTTTGTATTTCTTCAGCTTCGTAACTGATGCAGGAAGCCATGAAAATAGCAAGGATAAGAAAGGGGATAAATCTTTTCATAATTATGTGGTTTTGGTTTAATAATCAAAAGATTAGGGATTAGAAAGTGTATCAGTGGCCATTTCCATGAGTCCGGTGACTGTATAGCCTTTACTTTCGATTGCGGCTTTGATTGCGGGCAGGTCCGACTGCACGGTATCAAAAACCACGGTAGTTAAGCCATCCGTATGAGAGGCAGTAACATCTTTAACACCAGGCAGTTCACCTACCGATTTTGTGATAGTATTCTCGCAGCCAGTGCAGTGCATACCTTCCACATTTAGCGTAACCGTGCGAATAAATTCCACTGTTGCAGTTTCTTCCTGTTGAGGTTCAGGCTTTTGCACAGTATTACAGGAAAACAGGATCAATAAGGGAAGCAGGAAAAAGGAGATTCGTTTCATTGGGTGTGTTGTTGATGATAAACAAATATAGTGAAAAAAATAAAGAAATTGAAAAAAGTTGTATTGCAACTTTAACTCTTTTGATATTGCCACCTCACCCCCAACCCCTTCTCCTGAAGGAGAAGGGGCTACCGCGCTAATCAAGCCAATCAAGGCAAATCCGGTTCAGTTTTGCAGTCACGTCTCCCCTCTCCTTCAGGAGAGGGGCCGGGGGTGAGGTGGTGTGATCAGGAGAGGGGCC
It contains:
- a CDS encoding DUF4492 domain-containing protein; the protein is MAMKRNIFKRVFYFYYDGFRNMTVGKSLWLIILIKLFIMFAVLRIFFFPNFLKSNFDTDKERSDHVIEQLTNTK
- a CDS encoding DsrE family protein produces the protein MASCISYEAEEIQTTAPVKDGVFVHITSGPDDPHRVLMGLMMANKMSESQDVIVYFDIKGIEVVLKDAPDITYAHFPSSFEQLKQLSEKGIIVMACPGCLKAAGKTPEDIMDGVTVADKENFFNFTKGRILTLDY
- a CDS encoding cation transporter is translated as MKRISFFLLPLLILFSCNTVQKPEPQQEETATVEFIRTVTLNVEGMHCTGCENTITKSVGELPGVKDVTASHTDGLTTVVFDTVQSDLPAIKAAIESKGYTVTGLMEMATDTLSNP